The Hymenobacter sp. DG25A nucleotide sequence AGCGAGAGTAGCTCAGTTGGTAGAGCGCGACCTTGCCAAGGTCGAGGTCGCGAGTTCGAACCTCGTCTCCCGCTCAAAAAAAGGACGTTGCCCGCGCAGCGTCCTTTTTTATTTTTGTGCATGTTTGCTGCACGGCTGCCGGAGTGGTGGAACTGGTAGACACGAGGGACTTAAAATCCCTTGCTTTCACGAGCGTACGGGTTCGATTCCCGTCTCTGGTACGAAAAAGGCCTCAAGCGCAATGCTTGGGGCCTTTTTGTTGAGTGTATGATTTATTACGGTGAGTAGGCAGGCTCCAAGGCTGGTTTGCAGCCCGCCGCATAGCCAGAGGAAAAAACCACCGCAAATCTGGCTGAATCTCTATTTTTGAGAAAACCGGTTGATACAGCTACTGTTCAGCCAGGGTGGTTGCCTCTCTTTTACTTTTCTATCTGCTTTATATTGCAACTGCATGGATGACTACCGCGACAAAATCCGCCAGGTATTTACGGAAGTAGGCAAGGTGGTGGTGGGGCAGCAGTATATGGTCAATCGTCTGCTGATTGGCTTGTTTACCGGCGGACATATTCTGCTGGAAGGTGTGCCGGGTCTGGCCAAAACCCTCACAATTAGCACTCTTTCTAAGGTTTTGCACCTGCCGTTTCAGCGCGTGCAGTTCACCCCGGACCTATTGCCTTCTGATTTGGTGGGCACCATGATTTATAATCAGAGCCAGTCGGTTTTTGAAGTGAAGAAAGGGCCGATTTTCGCCAACCTGGTGCTGGCCGATGAAATTAACCGCTCGCCGGCCAAGGTGCAGAGTGCCCTGCTGGAAGCCATGCAGGAAAAGCAGGTCACCATCGGGGAAACCACTTACCAGCTGGATCTGCCGTTTCTGGTGCTGGCCACGCAGAACCCGGTGGAGCAGGAGGGAACCTACCCGCTGCCCGAGGCCCAGGTAGACCGCTTCATGATGAAGGTGTATGTCGACTATCTGAAGAAGGCCGATGAGCTGGAGGTGATGCGCCGCATGGCCAACCTTTCTTATGTGGGCGAGGTGAACCCGGTGCTGCACAAAGAGGACATCTTCGCCATCCGCAGCCTCATCAACCAGGTGCAGATTTCCGAAACCCTGGAGAAGTACATCATTGAGCTGGTGTTTGCCACGCGCAAACCCGCCGAGTATGACCTGGCCGAGTTTGCCCAGTATGTGCAGTTTGGCGTGAGCCCGCGGGCCAGCATTGCCCTGCACCGCGCCGCCAAAGCCGTGGCCTTCCTCGACCAGCGCGACTACGTGCTACCGGAAGACATCAAGGAAGTGGCTTCCGATGTGTTGAACCACCGCATTTTGCTTAACTACGAAGCCGAGGCCGACGGTATCCGCACGGCGGATCTGATTGAAGCCATTCTGCGCAAGGTGCCCATCAGCTAAGCCGCGTCTTCAGCGGTAGCCACAGCCGGTTGGGCCGGACGACGGAGCAGCTGCCACGCGTAGGTGGCATCTTCGCGCACCGGTAATAAATCCAGCAGGCGGATACCGGTGGCCCGCAAAAAAGCACGCACCAGATACAGTGCCGAGCAGCTGTAGGAAACGGTCATCACCAGCGCGGCTCCTCTGATTCCCCAGACCGGTACTACCGCTACACAGCCCACCAGCGTAACTGCCACGCCCAGCAGCGTAGCCAGATTATTGACGCGGTAGCGGGTAACAGCCGTAAAGTAGGTGCTGCAAATCTGACTGAGGGCAATGGCCACAACCCCCGGGGCCAGCAGCAGAATTACTGGGCGGGCACTGGTAAACTCCTGCCCGAACACCAGAGAAAGAAGCTGCGGCGGCAAAGCACACAGCACCACCACGGCAGCCACAGTCAGGAAAAGGGTCAGGCGGGTGAGGCGAAGGCCCCGGCCAACCTGGGCCTGTTTGTCATCGGCCTGCACCAGTTCCACATACTGCATAAGCGCGGTGCTGCGCGGAATCATCCAGATAGCCTCGGCCAGGGCTACTCCTACGGAGAGGATACCAACGGCACGGGCATCGGCGAAGTGGGCTACAAAATAGTAGCTGAGGCGGTAGTTGATGAAGGTAAGAATGTTGGAGAGGTGGGCTTCGCGACTATGCCGCGCCAGTTCCCGCATGGTGCCGCGGATGGGGGCGCCTGCGACCGGCGGCCTGGGCAAGCGCGCCAGCCAGCCAAAGCTGAGCAGCAAGGGCAGCCCATACGCCAGGTAACAAACCTGAAAATAGACCGACACTTCCCGCTGCCGAAACAACGCAAAGTTCAGCAGCAGCGTGCCGGCTAACAGCAGTACCGGCAGTATGCTCAGCAGGTTATAGGGCGTATTACGCCGGCGGCCCAGCAGCAGTAGCGTATTAACGGAAAGAAAAGCCTGCAGTAACGAAAGCGCCCATAAATGCAGTAAATAGGCCGGGGGCACTGACCGCAGCAAGGCCACCACCGCGGAGCCCGCCGCGCACACCAGCAAGGCCCAGCAGTATGCCGGCAGGAGCAGATGCCAGATGTTGCGGCGCGGCGCCAGATAAATCAGTGAAGAGCCGCCCAGCAGCCCAATAAAGAGTAGCAGCGCCGCACAGTCCGTCATAAACAGGCTGATGTGCCCGCGTCCGGCCGCCCCCAGATACCGCGCCGTCAGCCACACCACCCCAAAGCTGAGCAGGGCAGTCAGCAGACGGGTAGCAAAGTTGTGCAGAATGCGGCGCAGCATATAAACTTAAATGGGGCTATTGGTAGGCGACTATTTGCTGATATACTTTTAAAAAAGCGGCACCTACAGCCGGGTAGCTGAAGCGAGTTACCGCCTCGGCGCGGAGTGTGGCCGGGTCAAAGCGGCCGGGTGGAGCCTGAAGTACCGTCAGCAGCGCCTGGGCTAGGGCCTGTTCATCCCTGGGTGGTACCAGAAGGCCGCGGGAGCCATCATCCGGCAGCAGCTCCGGCACGCCATTCACCCTGGTGGCTACGGCCGGTAAGCCACTAGCCTGGGCCTCAATTAGTACGCAAGGTAAATTCTCGTAATTGGAAAACAGTACCAGGGCCTGTGCCCGCCGCATTTCATCCGCTACCTGAGCGGGTGGGAGCTTGCCCAGGAACTCCACCGTGCTATCGGCCAGCAAGCCCAACGAGCCGGCCAACTGGTGCATCTGGGCCTCCGCGGCACCATAGCCCACTATACGCAGGTGCAGCTTCAGGGCCGGATGGGTCGTGCGAAGCCGGGCTACGGTGCGTAAGGTGCCGCTCAGGTTTTTGGCTGGCTCATTAAAAGCGGCCACATGCAGCAGACCGTGCCGCTGTCCGGGCGTAGCAGGCGGGTGAAATAGCGCTGTATCTACCACATTGGGGATGATAACGGTGTGCGGGTTGATGCCGCCGAAGCGGGCCAGCGCCTGCCGCAGATCATCCGAAACAGGCGTGTACGCCGCCGCCTGCCTGACCAGTAGCCCGGCCAGCTGACGCCGCAACCACCCCAGCCGCCAGGCATTTGCCGGCTGAAAAATCGTCCAGTTTTCTGTAATCAGATAAGGTATGCCATGCCGCCACTTCAGCCACAGCGCCAGCATACCCGTCCGAAACAGAATATGGGCGTGCACCAGATTCGGGGGCTTGCCTCCCCAATGTTGGCGGACGGCCCGCAAACCACGGGCCATACACACCAGCCACAGCAGTAGTTTCAAGGGCTTATCCAGCCAGGGCAGGCCGGTAAGACGGGAACGGTAGTAATAGCGCCAGGTAGGCGTAATGCTGCTTAGGTCTGCTTCCAGTTCTATGAGCTTAGGTATAGGAGCACGGGCTACGGCGGCAAATATTACGGCCGTTTGCAGGGCCGCGTCTGCCTGCGCAATGGCCTGGATGTGCCGGGCCACGAAGTCCCCATCCTGGTCGTCGTAGCGGTTGGGGTACCACTTGGGCAGCATCAGTACGCGCGGTTTGCTCACGGCCCGCAAGCTACGGATTTAGGCGGGCGCTTCCGCTTATGCTCCCGGCGCAGTTAGGTAATGATTTGGTAATGATTAGGTCCGATTGATGTAATACTAGAAGAGGACCTTTGTGGCATAAATAACTAACATGGCCACACCTCTAACCCGAATCATCACCCTGGCACTGTTGCTGTTCAGCTTCAGCAGCCTGGAAGCCGCGGCTCAGACTGGTACTATTACCGGGGTCGTGAAAGACGAAAAAACAAAGGAGGCCATCATTGGGGCCAGCGTGGGCGTGCAGGGCACGACCATCGGCGCTTCTACTGACCTGGATGGCCACTTCACGCTGGCGAAAGTGCCGGCCGGCACTCAAACGCTCGTCATCTCCTACATCTCCTATCAAACCAAGACCATTCCTAACCTGACGGTGGAAGGTGGCAAGGCGCTGTTGGTGAATACCAGCCTCTCGGAATCAGCTCACCAGCTGGCCGATGTAGTGGTGACCGGCCAGCGCATTACCAATACGGAAGTAGCCGTTATTACGGAAGTAAAGAACGCCCAGCTGGTAGCAGTGGGCGTTTCTTCTGAGCAGATAGTGAAGTCGCAGGACCGTGACGCGGCCCAGATTGCCCGCCGCGTGCCCGGCGTTTCTATCCAGGATAACCGCTTTGTGCTGGTGCGTGGCCTCACGCAGCGCTACAACTCCGTGCTGCTGAACGACATTCTGACCCCCAGCACCGAAGTAGACAGCCGCGCTTTCTCCTTCGATATGATTCCGAGCAGCGCCATCGACCGGATGATGATTTACAAATCCGGCTCGGCCGAGCTGCCCGGCGAGTTTGCCGGTGGCGTGATTAAGCTGTACACCAAGCGTGCCCCGCAGGAAAACTTCACCAACCTGAGCATTGGCGGCGGCTTCCGCAACAAAACCACTTTAGAGCAGGTGCAGCAGGCCCAGGGCGGCAAGCTCGATTTCCTGGGTTTCGATGACGGTAAGCGCGACCTGCCCGGCAACTATCCGGTGCAGCTGCACGTGCCGCCTTTCACAGCTGAGCGCGCTGCTACCTACGCCAACCAGATGCCGAACCGCTGGGGTCTGCAATCCAAAAAGGCCCTGCCCGATTTCCGCCTGGGCTTCAACATGGGCCGCCGCTTCTCGCTGGGCGAGAAGGAGGCCGGCACCATGACCAGCCTGAACTACGGCAGCTACAACCAGTATTCCGACATCGACCTGTCCTTCTATGAAGGTCAGAAAGTGGGCCAGCAGTACAACGACCGCACCTACAGCACCAACGTGCGCTTGGGCCTGGTACAGAACTTCTGGCTGCGCGTGAACCCACGCAACTCCTTCGAGTTCAAGAACCTGTTCAATCAGATGGGTTTCTCGGAAAGCGTTACCCGCGAAGGCCAGGATATTACTTCCTCCGATAGCGACGTGCGGGCTTACTCGCAGCGCTACGAGAGCCGCAGCCTGTACTCCGGGCAGCTGCTGGGCAAGCACGAGCTGGCCAACGACAAAACCAATATCGACTGGCAGAGCGGCTTCTCCATCATTCGCCGCACCGAGCCCGACTGGCGCCGGGTGCGCTACATCCGCCCCCACGTAACACCTGGTTCTGAAGGCGTACCCGCCGAGTTTGGCGTGGCTCTGCCCTCCGACCCTAACCCCACCGATGCCGGCCGCTTCTTCTCGGAGCTGACGGAGCGCGTGGAAACAGTAGCCGCCAACCTGACGCACCAGCTGGGCCAGAAAGATTCTTCGTCTGTATCGGGAGAAGAGCGCGGCATGAAGCTGAAGGCCGGTGTGTATGCCGAGCGTAAAGACCGGGATTTTGCTTCCCGCTTCTTCGGCTATCAGGGCGTGGGCAACACCAGCGGCGTGCGTTACCTGCCCCTGGACCAGGTATTTGCCCCGGAAAACGTAACGGGCACCGAAGGTAAGTTCACGTATGAGGAAGGCACTGAGCCCAACGGCCGCTACGATGCCAGCAACACGCTGGTGGCCGGCTATGCCAGCCTGATGGTGCCGGTAGGCTCCCGCTTTACGGGTACGGTAGGTCTGCGCGCCGAGTACAACGACATCAAAGTGAACAGCCGTCGCTTGGACGGTACCCCCACCCAGGGCGGTACCAGCGTGCTCAGCCCGCTGCCCTCCCTGAACATGACCTACACCATTTCCGACAAGGCCCTGGTGCGGGCGGCCTACGCCTCCACCATCAACCGGCCGGAGTTCCGGGAGCTGGCGCCGTTCAGCTTCTATGATTTCAACCTGAACTCGAACGTGGTGGGCAACTACACGCTCAAAACTGCCAACATCCATAACCTGGATGCGCGCTGGGAATACTACCCGGCCTCCGGCGAAATGATTTCGCTGGGCGCTTTCTACAAGCAGTTCCGCAACCCCATTGAGTCGTTCCTGCTGTACACGCCTTCCGGCCTGAGCAACACCTTCGTTAACTCCAAATCAGCGCAGAACTACGGCGTGGAGCTGGAAGTGCGCAAGTCACTGTCGGAGCTGACCAACTCCAGCTTTTTGCGCCGCATCTCGCTGGTTGGTAACGCGTCCTACATCTTCAGCCGCGTAGACCTGGGCGAAACCGTACTGGCCGCCGACCTGGGCGGGGAAGTAAGCCGCGAAAACGTGGCCGACATTCAGGACCAGAAGCGTCCCCTGCAAAACCAGTCGCCTTACCTCATTAACCTGGGCGCTTACTACGATAACGTGGAAACCGGCACGCAGGTCAACCTGCTCTACAACGTAGTGGGCCCGCGCATTTTTGCGGTGGGCAACCGCCTCAACCCCACGGTGTACGAAGCTCCGCGCAACGTCATCGACCTGGTGCTGACCAAGCGCCTGAGCGAGAAGCTGGAGCTGCGCGCCGCCGTGCAGGACGTGCTTAACCAGCCCGTGAAGCTGGTGCAGGACCTCAATACCAACGCTCGCATCGATAAGAGTGACCCTGCCGTGCGCTCCTTCCGCCGCGGTGCTAATTCCACGCTGGGCCTCACGTTCAAGTTCTAATTCCGCGCTTCATACAGTACCCAACTCCCATAATTCTTTCTATGAAAAAGCTGAGTAAAGCACTGTTGGTAGCTATGATGACGGTGGCAGCGGTGAGCTGCAAAGAAGACAATCCGGACCCGATTCCGGTAGTAGTAGACAACGGCCCCCGCGACCCCCAGGGACGCGTGGTGCTGGAAGGCGAAATCAAAACCAGCCGCACGCTGCTGGCCACGGAAAAGTACCTGCTGAAAGGCTTTGTGTACGTGACCGAAGGCGTGACCCTGGAAATTCAGCCGGGCACGGTCATCTTCGGCGACAAAGACACGAAAGGCTCCCTGATTATTGAGCGCGGCGCCAAGCTGATTGCCAATGGCACGGCAGCCAAGCCCATTGTGTTCACCTCGGCCCAGGCCAAAGGCAGCCGCAAGTACGGCGACTGGGGCGGCGTGGTGCTGGTGGGCCGGGCCCCCATGAACCAGCCATCTTCTACCAAGCTGGAAGGTGGTATCCGGGGCGAGTTCGGGGGCTCTGATGCCGCTGATAACTCCGGCAGCCTGCAGTATGTGCGCATCGAGTTTGCCGGCGTGCCCCTTTCTGCCGCCGCCAACAGCGAAATCAACGGCCTGACCATGTACGGTGTGGGCGCGGGCACTAAGCTCGACTACATTCAGATTTCCTACTCCGGCGACGACTCCTACGAGTGGTTTGGCGGCAACGTAAACGCCAAGCACCTGGTGGCCTACCGGGGCTGGGACGATGATTTTGATACCGACTTTGGTTACACCGGCAAGGTGCAGTACGCCGTTTCCCTGCGCGATCCGCAGATTGCGGACCAGTCGGGCTCCAACGCCTTTGAGTCGGATAACTTCAACCCCGGCACCAAGCCCGATGGCACCATTGGCGCAAACGAAGGCATGCCCCTCACGGCACCGGTGTTCAGCAACGTCAGCGCCTTCGTAACGGCAGGTACGCCTTCCAACGCCCAGCAGTCGGGCAGCGGCGCGTACCAGTCGGGCATGCACCTGCGCCGGAACACGTCTACCAGCATCTTCAACACCGTCGTGGTGGGTTATCCGGAAGGTCTGCGCTTCGATGGCGGCCCTACCTGGGCCAATGCCCAGTCGGGCGGTATCACCCTAAGCGGGGTAGTGCTGGCCAATACCGCTACGGCGCTGGTGCCCAAGAACAATACCGATGCCTTCACGCTGGATCAGCTGACTACCTGGTTCAAGGAAACCCAGAAAGGCAATACCACCGTTCTGGGGGCGGAGCTGAGCACGCTGGGCCTCAACCCGGCCACGTTCAACCTGTTGGCGCCCAACTTCCTGCCCGAGGCTAGCTCCCCGCTGCTCACCGGCGCCGCCTTCGAAGGAAAGGCTGCTGATAGCTTCTTCGATAAAGTGACCTACAAAGGCGCCTTCGGCACCGAAAACTGGGTGCAGGGCTGGACCAACTTCACCCCCGAAAGCACCGACTACTAATAGCTGACCCCCGGGGCAGTTTGGCGAAAAGCCGGAGCTTAGGCTCCGGCTTTTTTTATGGTGGCCGGTTGAGGCTGAAAGGCACCGCCCTAGTGCGGGTTGTTTGCCGATGCTGTACTTTTAGGGCACTCACCCTTTTGTTGTGTTTGCCCCATGCTCCAATCCATGACCGGCTACGGTACCGCCACGCGCGAAACCGACCAGTATTCTCTCGTTGTCGAAGCCAAATCCCTGAACTCGAAAGGCCTGGACCTGAGCCTGCGCCTGCCGCGCTTTCTCAATGATAAGGAGCTGGAAATCCGCAACATGGTCACCCGAGCGCTGGGTCGCGGCAAAATCAACCTGAGTATCGACTTCAGCCGTCCCCGTACCACGGCATCCGTGCAGTTTGCCCTCAACCAGGAAGCCCTGGTGGCCGCTTACGAGGAGTTGTCCCGCGCGGCGGAGCTGGTAGGCGCGCCCAAAACCGACCTGTTTGCCCTGGCGCTGAAGATGCCCGGCATTGTCCAAAGCCCCACTGAAGCCGCCCGCCCCGATGAAACTGAAGCCCTGTCGTGGGAGGAGTTGCAGCCCGTAGTGCAGGAAGCGCTGGATAAGCTTAACCAGTTCCGGCAGGATGAAGGCCAGACGCTGACCACCGAAATCCTGAGCTACATTGACCGGATCCGTATTCTGTTGGCCGATGTGGACCGCCACGACCCGGTGCGGGTAGAAACCATCCGGGAAAAGCTGCGGGCCCACCTGGCCGATTTAAGCACCGCCGAGCAGTTTAATGCCAACCGCTTTGAGCAGGAATTACTTTACTATATAGAGAAGCTGGACATTGCTGAGGAGAAGGTCCGGTTGGTCAGCCATTTGCATTATTTTAACGAAACTGTGTTCCTGCCTGAGCCCACGGGCAAAAAGCTGGCGTTTATCTCACAGGAAATCGGAAGGGAAATAAATACCATCGGTTCCAAGGCAAATGACCCTGTAATTCAGCATTTAGTGGTGGAAATGAAGGAGGAGCTGGAGAAAATAAAAGAACAGATCAACAACATCCTCTAAATCCAATTGAGCTTCATTTTTCGTAGATGAGGCAGGTTAATAGAATTAAACCGATAAATATTGGGATATTAATTTTTAATGAAAAATTGAACAATTTTAGGCTTAGCTATTTAAAACGTTCTTATATTTGCCCGTACAAAACGCTGAGTATCTCCTTCATCGGTGGTTTTCACCAAAGTTGGAAGGGACCGGTGTCGGCGTCGCTAAAATATTTTTTTTGAAATACTTGCGACTCCGGATATTGTAAGTAAATTGTGTTATCCGAACAGTTGGATTATTCTACTGCGGCGGCCCTTTTCAAAGATTGATTCCATCTTTTTTCTGCCTACGACTATGAAAAAAGCTCTACTCTTCCCAGTATTCAGCCTGATGCTTGTGCTCATGGCTGCCCGTCCTGCCGCAGAAGTTGAACTTATCAAGAAGCGCGTTCTGAGTGAGCGGGTTGAGATTCTTATCCCCAAAGGTTTTGAGGTGATGAGCGAGCAGCAGATGGATTTCATCTATGCCAAAGCTCAGAGCCGTCCCAGCGTTATCTACACCAACAGCAAGGAGGCCAGCATCTCTTTCACCTACACCGATAACACGGCGGATCAGGATATGATCCAAATGTATACGGACAACTTCATCAAGACCTACTCCAAGCAGTTTCCGGACGCCAAGTGGTTTGGAAAAGGCATGAAGGAAGTGAGCGGCCGCCACGTTGGCTACCTCGAGCTGATGAAGCCTGAGTTGGGCCACGAGGTATACAACCTAATTTTCTTCACCGACGTGGAAGGCAAACTGCTCATGTGCACCTTCACCTGCGCCGACCGTCAGAAGCCCGAGTGGGAAATGGTGGCCAAGCAAATCATGAACTCCCTCAAGTCAAACGGCTAAGCTTTCCCGCTTCCCGCTCTACCCGTTAAAAAGCGACTACCCCGGAATACGCTGACCTTAGGTCGGGCTATTCCGGGGTAGTCGCTTTTTGTATAAGTCTGAACGGGTTTCTTAGTGCGCTAAGTGCGTAAGGAATTGGCTTAGCAGCTGGAATAGCTCATTATAGCGCGTAAGGGGCAGGGTTTCCGCTCTGTCGTCTACATCATGATAAGCGGCGATGCCACCCCGTGTATAGAGAAAAAAGGCCGGTACCCCCGCTTCGGAAAATGGAAAATGGTCGGAGTTGGCTGCTCTGCCGCGGGCGCTCAGTGGCCCTACGCTCGCCGGACCGGTGTTAAGCTGTTGCAGTAGTTGGTATTCCTTTGGATGCAGCGTGCCGTTCACTACCGTGGCGCCGGTATCGCCGGTGCCCACTAAATCCAGGTTCAGCAGAAACCGGACTTTATCTAACGGGAACAGCGGGTGAGCCGTGAAATAGCGCGAGCCCAGCAGGCCCGCTTCCTCCCCGCTGAAACCAATAAACACTACGGTATAGCGCAGCCGGTGGGAAGGCTGGCTCAGGTGCCGGGCCAGCTGGAGCAGCATGCTGGTACCGCTGGCATTATCATTGGCGCCCGGGAAAAAGTGGTGACGGCCCAACTCGCCCAGGTGGTCGTAGTGCGCGGTTACTACCAGTAAAGAATCGAGGCGGGCAGTGCCGGGAATGTAGCCCAGCACGTTCTGGGTGCGGTAGTTCTCCTGCAGGCAGGCATCCAGCACCAAGGTGATTTGCCTAGCGGCATGCGGCCAGGCAGGGGCGGCTACCAGCAATTTGGGCTGCGCCACTTGCCGAGGGGCGAGAGAAGCGGTGAGCTTACCGGGAACGAGAATTACCAGGGCGCGGGCCTCGCCTAGCTTTTGCGCTAGCAAGGGCTGGGCCTGAATACGTTGGTAGTCGGGCTGAGTAAGGACTAATGCTACCGCCTGCAACGGCTGCGCCAGAAACTGCTGCCGGGCCCCTTCCTGGCCTAAGGCCAGCGAATCGAAATAAACAACGGAAGCAGTGAAGCGCCCACCGGCAGATTCCGGTGCCAGGATAAAGTCCTGCCCGGGCTGCAGCTTGTGGCCGTCAACGGTAACTGCCAGCCGGCCCGGAAAGGTGTTCACGGTAAGCGGGAAGGGCTGCGTATAGGCGGCCGCGGACTTAAAAGGAACTAAGCCCAGGCTTTTAAATTGGCGGGCCAGGAAAGCCGCTGCGCGCTGGTCTCCGTGGTGCGTGTAGCCGCGCCCGTGCAGGTGCCGGGAGGTGAGGTAACGCACGGTGCGGCGTACCTCGCGCATGTCCTGGCTATGGGCAGCTTCCGGGGCTAGCGTGAGTAGGCACACGCTCAGGCCCAGCCAATGCAGGCGCTGTCGGGCTAGCTTGCATATAGCAGGCATACGCTAACGGGTAAAATCAGAAAGGGCCATCAGGCAAAACGCCGCAGGGCCAGTCTGGCCATCAGGAGGCCGGCCAGCGTGCCCAGCGCATCACTTAAAACATCGGTCCACTCCGCATAGCGGCCCAGGTCCATCACCATCTGGGTCAGCTCGATGAAGGAGCCGAACAGTGTACAGGCTACAAACAGCACGCTAACCGCATGCGCGCGCAGCCAGGGGTATTGCGTTTGCCGCTGGGCCGAGAAATAGCAAAGGATAGCCAGCACCCAGAACACGAAGGCGTGCGCTGCCGTGTAGAAGGAAAACAGCTGCCATTGGGGCTCATGCGGCATGTGGTCCCGGGGCGTGAGGGTCAGGACCAGAATGACCACCGCCCACGTCGCGGGCAGCGCGACATAGGCGCGGTGGCGGGACGTGGGCGGGGCCGGATACATCAGCAGAAAGTTTATGCGCCGATCAGCTCGCCATAGGTCTCAGCCGAGAGCAGACCTGCCAGCTCAGCCTGGTTGCCTATCGACATTTTAATCATCCAGCCGTCGCCGTAAGGGTCAGAGTTTACCAGCTCCGGGCTGCCGTCCAGCTTGTCGTTGATTTCCAGCACGGTGCCGGAAATAGGGCTGAACAGGTCTGATACCGTCTTCACGGCCTCTACCGTGCCGAATACGTCGTTCTGGGCTACCTCTTTGTCAAGGGTGTCGATATCAACATACACAATGTCGCCGAGCTCTCTCTGGGCGTGGTCGGTGATGCCAATGTAGGCAACGTCACCTTCTACGCGAATCCACTCGTGCTCTTTGGTGTACTGCAGGTTAGCGGGCAAGTTCATAGTGCTGGGGAAAGGGAAACGGATGGTGTTAGGCTAATTCAGCCTGTGTTCAAAAGTAAGATATAATGCTTGCAACGCCAGCCCCGGCGCAGAATATGCGGCCGGACATGGGCCCTGGGAATCT carries:
- a CDS encoding VanZ family protein; its protein translation is MYPAPPTSRHRAYVALPATWAVVILVLTLTPRDHMPHEPQWQLFSFYTAAHAFVFWVLAILCYFSAQRQTQYPWLRAHAVSVLFVACTLFGSFIELTQMVMDLGRYAEWTDVLSDALGTLAGLLMARLALRRFA
- a CDS encoding lipopolysaccharide biosynthesis protein, whose protein sequence is MLRRILHNFATRLLTALLSFGVVWLTARYLGAAGRGHISLFMTDCAALLLFIGLLGGSSLIYLAPRRNIWHLLLPAYCWALLVCAAGSAVVALLRSVPPAYLLHLWALSLLQAFLSVNTLLLLGRRRNTPYNLLSILPVLLLAGTLLLNFALFRQREVSVYFQVCYLAYGLPLLLSFGWLARLPRPPVAGAPIRGTMRELARHSREAHLSNILTFINYRLSYYFVAHFADARAVGILSVGVALAEAIWMIPRSTALMQYVELVQADDKQAQVGRGLRLTRLTLFLTVAAVVVLCALPPQLLSLVFGQEFTSARPVILLLAPGVVAIALSQICSTYFTAVTRYRVNNLATLLGVAVTLVGCVAVVPVWGIRGAALVMTVSYSCSALYLVRAFLRATGIRLLDLLPVREDATYAWQLLRRPAQPAVATAEDAA
- a CDS encoding M28 family metallopeptidase, producing MPAICKLARQRLHWLGLSVCLLTLAPEAAHSQDMREVRRTVRYLTSRHLHGRGYTHHGDQRAAAFLARQFKSLGLVPFKSAAAYTQPFPLTVNTFPGRLAVTVDGHKLQPGQDFILAPESAGGRFTASVVYFDSLALGQEGARQQFLAQPLQAVALVLTQPDYQRIQAQPLLAQKLGEARALVILVPGKLTASLAPRQVAQPKLLVAAPAWPHAARQITLVLDACLQENYRTQNVLGYIPGTARLDSLLVVTAHYDHLGELGRHHFFPGANDNASGTSMLLQLARHLSQPSHRLRYTVVFIGFSGEEAGLLGSRYFTAHPLFPLDKVRFLLNLDLVGTGDTGATVVNGTLHPKEYQLLQQLNTGPASVGPLSARGRAANSDHFPFSEAGVPAFFLYTRGGIAAYHDVDDRAETLPLTRYNELFQLLSQFLTHLAH
- a CDS encoding TonB-dependent receptor; amino-acid sequence: MATPLTRIITLALLLFSFSSLEAAAQTGTITGVVKDEKTKEAIIGASVGVQGTTIGASTDLDGHFTLAKVPAGTQTLVISYISYQTKTIPNLTVEGGKALLVNTSLSESAHQLADVVVTGQRITNTEVAVITEVKNAQLVAVGVSSEQIVKSQDRDAAQIARRVPGVSIQDNRFVLVRGLTQRYNSVLLNDILTPSTEVDSRAFSFDMIPSSAIDRMMIYKSGSAELPGEFAGGVIKLYTKRAPQENFTNLSIGGGFRNKTTLEQVQQAQGGKLDFLGFDDGKRDLPGNYPVQLHVPPFTAERAATYANQMPNRWGLQSKKALPDFRLGFNMGRRFSLGEKEAGTMTSLNYGSYNQYSDIDLSFYEGQKVGQQYNDRTYSTNVRLGLVQNFWLRVNPRNSFEFKNLFNQMGFSESVTREGQDITSSDSDVRAYSQRYESRSLYSGQLLGKHELANDKTNIDWQSGFSIIRRTEPDWRRVRYIRPHVTPGSEGVPAEFGVALPSDPNPTDAGRFFSELTERVETVAANLTHQLGQKDSSSVSGEERGMKLKAGVYAERKDRDFASRFFGYQGVGNTSGVRYLPLDQVFAPENVTGTEGKFTYEEGTEPNGRYDASNTLVAGYASLMVPVGSRFTGTVGLRAEYNDIKVNSRRLDGTPTQGGTSVLSPLPSLNMTYTISDKALVRAAYASTINRPEFRELAPFSFYDFNLNSNVVGNYTLKTANIHNLDARWEYYPASGEMISLGAFYKQFRNPIESFLLYTPSGLSNTFVNSKSAQNYGVELEVRKSLSELTNSSFLRRISLVGNASYIFSRVDLGETVLAADLGGEVSRENVADIQDQKRPLQNQSPYLINLGAYYDNVETGTQVNLLYNVVGPRIFAVGNRLNPTVYEAPRNVIDLVLTKRLSEKLELRAAVQDVLNQPVKLVQDLNTNARIDKSDPAVRSFRRGANSTLGLTFKF
- a CDS encoding glycosyltransferase, which produces MSKPRVLMLPKWYPNRYDDQDGDFVARHIQAIAQADAALQTAVIFAAVARAPIPKLIELEADLSSITPTWRYYYRSRLTGLPWLDKPLKLLLWLVCMARGLRAVRQHWGGKPPNLVHAHILFRTGMLALWLKWRHGIPYLITENWTIFQPANAWRLGWLRRQLAGLLVRQAAAYTPVSDDLRQALARFGGINPHTVIIPNVVDTALFHPPATPGQRHGLLHVAAFNEPAKNLSGTLRTVARLRTTHPALKLHLRIVGYGAAEAQMHQLAGSLGLLADSTVEFLGKLPPAQVADEMRRAQALVLFSNYENLPCVLIEAQASGLPAVATRVNGVPELLPDDGSRGLLVPPRDEQALAQALLTVLQAPPGRFDPATLRAEAVTRFSYPAVGAAFLKVYQQIVAYQ
- a CDS encoding YicC/YloC family endoribonuclease; this encodes MLQSMTGYGTATRETDQYSLVVEAKSLNSKGLDLSLRLPRFLNDKELEIRNMVTRALGRGKINLSIDFSRPRTTASVQFALNQEALVAAYEELSRAAELVGAPKTDLFALALKMPGIVQSPTEAARPDETEALSWEELQPVVQEALDKLNQFRQDEGQTLTTEILSYIDRIRILLADVDRHDPVRVETIREKLRAHLADLSTAEQFNANRFEQELLYYIEKLDIAEEKVRLVSHLHYFNETVFLPEPTGKKLAFISQEIGREINTIGSKANDPVIQHLVVEMKEELEKIKEQINNIL
- a CDS encoding AAA family ATPase, producing MDDYRDKIRQVFTEVGKVVVGQQYMVNRLLIGLFTGGHILLEGVPGLAKTLTISTLSKVLHLPFQRVQFTPDLLPSDLVGTMIYNQSQSVFEVKKGPIFANLVLADEINRSPAKVQSALLEAMQEKQVTIGETTYQLDLPFLVLATQNPVEQEGTYPLPEAQVDRFMMKVYVDYLKKADELEVMRRMANLSYVGEVNPVLHKEDIFAIRSLINQVQISETLEKYIIELVFATRKPAEYDLAEFAQYVQFGVSPRASIALHRAAKAVAFLDQRDYVLPEDIKEVASDVLNHRILLNYEAEADGIRTADLIEAILRKVPIS